The following proteins are co-located in the Spea bombifrons isolate aSpeBom1 chromosome 3, aSpeBom1.2.pri, whole genome shotgun sequence genome:
- the LOC128484141 gene encoding high choriolytic enzyme 1-like — MELTKILVLLTVEWSISLALPLGDGHGKWSETNDGKDDGHKTIFEQIEDRNKGIPKPLIGGDIAFQVSRSAINCVYCLWTISRDGTAYIPYVISSNYSNSETSLIMSALEEFEVMSCIKFVSRNSERDYLSIEPGSGCWSYIGRIVGKQMVSLDKVGCVRYGTAQHEIMHSLGFYHEHTRSDRDEYIDVIWENIIKDAEENFWKEDTNNLNLPYDYNSVMHYHSSAFSNPRGRKTLIPKPDPNVPLGQRVGMSSLDVTKLNTLYKCNLCRSKFMSPSGSFRADSSSFKQRNDNCLWLIQIPINKVYLQLRDINIPQSPGCDGSYIKIYDGASKKAQVLLDKTCGDVVLPPIISSGTRMLVEFVRKNKVVSKGFAADYNTVEYGGTFVTDNGGLLSPRYPDNYPNNVDALWTIIAPVGSKVSLIFSAFKLQTSETCSNDYLKTLEIKILYHVVMCKADPTNSSHL; from the exons ATGGAGCTGACCAAGATCCTTGTACTGCttactgtggagtggagcattTCCCTGGCTCTTCCTTTAGGG GACGGTCACGGTAAATGGAGTG AAACCAATGATGGTAAGGATGATGGCCATAAGACTATATTTGAGCAAATTGAAGACAGGAACAAAG GTATCCCCAAACCTCTAATTGGAGGGGACATCGCTTTTCAAGTTTCCCGCAGCGCAATAAACTGTGTTTATTGTTTGTGGACAATATCCCGAGATGGGACAGCTTACATCCCATATGTCATTTCCTCTAACTATA GTAATTCAGAGACATCGTTGATTATGTCTGCTTTGGAGGAGTTTGAAGTCATGAGCTGCATTAAGTTTGTGAGCAGGAATTCAGAAAGAGACTATTTAAGCATAGAACCAGGATCAGG GTGTTGGTCTTACATTGGAAGAATTGTTGGCAAACAGATGGTGAGCCTGGACAAAGTTGGTTGTGTCCGCTATGGAACAGCCCAGCATGAAATAATGCACTCGCTTGGCTTTTACCACGAACATACCAGGAGCGACAGGGATGAATATATCGATGTCATATGGGAGAACATCATAAAAG ATGCCGAAGAAAACTTTTGGAAGGAGGACACCAATAACCTGAATCTCCCATATGACTACAACTCTGTGATGCATTACCACAG CTCTGCCTTTAGCAATCCACGCGGCAGAAAAACCTTAATCCCAAAACCTGACCCCAACGTTCCTCTTGGACAGAGGGTAGGAATGAGCAGTCTGGATGTCACGAAGCTGAACACCCTCTACAAATGCA aTCTCTGTCGTTCAAAGTTTATGAGTCCTTCAGGATCCTTCAGAGCCGACAGCAGCTCCTTCAAACAACGCAATGACAACTGCCTGTGGCTGATCCAAATCCCAATAAACAAG GTCTACCTGCAGCTCCGTGACATCAACATTCCTCAATCCCCTGGATGTGATGGCAGCTACATCAAAATCTATGATGGAGCTAGTAAAAAAGCCCAAGTTCTGCTGGACAAGACCTGCGGAGATGTGGTACTTCCACCTATAATTTCTTCAGGAACAAGGATGTTGGTGGAATTTGTGAGAAAAAACAAAGTTGTTTCAAAGGGATTTGCTGCTGACTATAATACTG TTGAATACGGCGGAACGTTTGTCACAGATAATGGGGGGCTGCTGTCTCCTAGGTACCCTGACAATTATCCCAACAACGTAGATGCTCTGTGGACCATCATAGCACCAGTAGGATCTAAG GTGTCCCTgattttttctgcttttaaatTACAAACTTCTGAAACGTGTTCCAATGACTACTTGAAA ACATTAGAAATTAAGATTTTGTACCACGTGGTGATGTGCAAGGCGGATCCTACAAACAGTTCACATCTCTAA